The DNA window GAAGACAAAGGAATGGCCTGATGGATATCCTCCTTCAATTCTGAAGATAACGCTAAGGAAGGAAGGAGATGGGACAAAGATGATATTGGAACAAACAAGAGTTCCTTCTTCCCAGGCTGAGTATTATGCAAAAGGATGGAAGGAATACTACTGGAAGCCTCTTCTGAGCTATCTGCAAAGCAAAAGAAGAGACAGAAGCTCTGTGTTAAATATCAAAACAGAATAAAGCAAACTGGTGAGAGGCTAGATTTATTAATGAATTATGAAGATAACTATTCGCTTGAAAATCCTTCAGAATTGAAGTGGCGTCTTCACCTTAAATCTCCACCCAAGAAGGTGTACGAATTTATTTCGACTGATGAAGGGAGAATGAAGTTTTGGGCAGAGGTATCAAAGACAAATGGAAAAATAATGAGCCTTAAGTTTGCTGATGGCCTGCAGCTCGAGTGCAAAATAATTGAGACAGAACCTTACAGGCATTTCTCGTTTGACTACTGGGGTAAAAGCGTTGTAACGTTTCTTCTGAAGAGTGACGGTCAGGGAGGAACCGACTTCACAGTTACAGATTTCAGAAGCACTGATAAGCCAAGATTAGAGACCTTGGCAGGATGGGTTTCCCTTCTTCTTACCCTAAAGGCCGCGGTCGATTTTCGTGTAGATTTGAGAAATCATGACACTAATAGAACATGGGACAATGGATACGTAGATAACTGACTAAGATAAAACCTTCTGACGTAACGAAAAGATATGAAAAATGCATTTCCTTGGTTAACTCTCAAAACTTTGGCAGAGCCTTGCTTTAGAAGTATGATGAGACTGTGTTCTTCCAACAAACAAACAACCTCGAAATGTACGTACAAAAAATGTGGGTCGCACGGAAGAGTTTTTGTTAGGAATATGTATAGCGTTCATCTAATCAACAAATGGCTTTGGTAGCATATCAGCTCATAGCGAAACGGCTTTAGTCTATCACGTGTTCACAGGCCTGGTCTCTCCAGACCATACATTTAACCAGCTTGACATCTCTGGCATCGAACA is part of the Conexivisphaerales archaeon genome and encodes:
- a CDS encoding SRPBCC domain-containing protein, producing MTRKYGRIKQEMVFPASPEEIYDMLVDPAKHSEFTGFKAENEARVGGRFMAGDGYIIGKNIALRPGLRIVQEWKTKEWPDGYPPSILKITLRKEGDGTKMILEQTRVPSSQAEYYAKGWKEYYWKPLLSYLQSKRRDRSSVLNIKTE